DNA from Aggregatimonas sangjinii:
CAAAACCCTTGCTTTCCAAAATCCGCACTATGGTCGACACCGTATTGTAGGCCGGTTTGGGTTCGGGAAGCTCTTCGATAATGGCGGCCACATTGCACTTTTGCAACTGCCATAAAATCTGCATCACCTCTTCCTCCGCCTTGGTTAGTTGTTTCATTTTGAACTAATTCTTTAGTTGAACTTTGAAACAAATATAACTAAAATTATAGTTCAAACTAATTTTTTAGTTGAATACTTGAATTTTTATTTTAGCTAGTAGTTTTTAATTTTAGGACCAGTGGGATGGTTGACTTGGGAATTCGCCTTTCAAAAGTGTAACAAATGATTGGTATCTTCGTCCAATAGCAAACGAATTATTCATGGATATAGCCTTGACCATTATCGGTTTCCTACTCTGCCTTTTGGGTATTTTAGGTAGCTTCCTTCCCGTACTCCCCGGTCCGCCTGTTAGTTGGGTCGGATTGCTGCTCCTGCACCTCACAAATGCGGTACCACAGAATTGGACCTTTTTAGGAATAACCGCAGCTGTTGCCCTATTGATTTTCGCGATGGATTATGTCATCCCTGCCATGGGAACCAAAAAATTCGGTGGAAGCAGGTATGGTATGATCGGTGCCACAATCGGGCTCGTTGTGGGCCTGCTGGCTCCGATTCCGGGGGGTATTATTATCGGCCCGTTCGTAGGGGCATTCGTTGGGGAGCTTATCAACAAGGCCGATAATAAATCCGCTGCAAAGGCGGCATTTGGCTCGTTCCTGGGCTTCCTAACCGGCACCTTCCTGAAATTCGTGACGGCCATGGTTTTCACTGGTTTATTTTTAGGAAAAATGTGGGATTATCGCGAAGCACTGTTTCCATTTTTATATTAAAAGTGATTTAAAATCTGAGTATGGGAGATATAAAATTGAACAGAATACAACTGTTAACCTATGGTTTACCAATACTGGTCGTATTGATTTCCGTAGGCATTGCCATCAGCCCCTTACTATCAAAGTATCCGCAACTGACCACGGCCCTCACCTATGACTTCACCCTTACCGCGCCGCTCCTTTTTCTATTCTTGTCGCAAAAAAGTAAGGTTTCCAAATTAAAAGCAGTGCCATTCTTTGTTGGTGGGACACTGATCGCTACGTATTTACTTCCCGAAAACGGACGAGAACATCTTGATTATATCATTAGCTATGTATTGCCTGTTATAGAGTTGACCGTTTTTACCATTGTCCTTCGCAAGATATACGATGGGATAACAATCTATAAATCCAATTCAGCGCTTGCGAAGGATTTCTACACGATTAGCAAAAAGAGCGCACAGGAATTGTTTGGAAAATCTAAATATGCTTCCTTTTTTGCGTCCGAAATTACAATGCTGTATTATGCTTTTTTTGCTTGGAAAAAGGCGAAACTACGACCCAATGAGTTTACCAATTATAAGGAAAACGCCACCATTGCCCTGGCGTGTGCTCTATTGATGGTCGTTTGTATCGAGACGGTCGCTTTTCACGTACTCTTACAAAAATGGAGCTCCCTTGCCGCTTGGCTATTTACCGCAACAAGCATTTATACCGGGTTTATGATTATTGGGCACGTTAAAGCATTACTATATCGTCCATCCGTTCTTACTCCAAACAAACTAATCTTGAAAAACGGACTTATCGCCGACATCAACATTGACTTGAAGGCGATTGAAAAAATTGAATTGTGTTCTAAAGAAATGCAATCCGATGAGCTAAAAGTCGCAAATCTCGGCCTAGCAAAAGAAAGTACCGGCCACAATATTGCGATTCACTTTACGAAGCCACAAACCATTGAAAAGTTATATGGGCTTACCGAGGAGTGCGACCTATTGTTGCTTCATATGGATGATCAGAATGCATTCGTAGATTGCATCAACGAAAGATTAACTGGATTGAATTCATTTTAGTAGGCCAAAAGAAATAAATCCTATTTCATCTATTGCAATTTATGAATCCGTTTCAGCTCTTGAATATCCAGCAAATCTTTCGGCCTTCCGGATTTAACTTTACTGATGATTAAATCGTTCAATGATAATACTTTGTAAATTTTGCTGGGAGTCTCATCGATTACAAATTCTTTAGCGTCAAGATATGCTTCTTCAAAGGTTTTATTTACCGAAAAATTTGTGATCAATTCAAGATCTAAATCAATTGGAGAAAAAGTAATTGAAATGTTTTGCCGTTTATTTTTTACTTCTTTTGGAAAATCACTGATCTCATAGCCCATCTCCTTAAATACACTCAGCAGCTTATCGAAGTTCTTCTCCGAAGTATCTATCCAAAAATCGACATCCAATGAATTTCGATTATATCCATAAAATTGAACTGCTGCACCGCCAACCATCAACATACGAACTCCATGTTTGGTTGTCAAGGCTATAAAACTATTCAGATTTTCTTGCCAATGTTTCATTGTTGTTCGACTTGAAGCACAATCTCGAAATTATCATTAGCAGGGGAATTTTTGGAATGGGGAAGTATTTTCTTGGATTGATACAGCAACTTTAACCAAGCATAAAAACGTTCTTGTGGTGAAAGGCTTAAAAACCTTAGCTCTTGCTCTCTTTTACTTTCTTTTTTTGTTCGATAGTTCACCTTCATTAGTTCCGAATTATAGAGGTTAAGTTACTCAAAAACAAAGTAACATTAATCCAACCAGACCACTTTATCCGTAATCGGAGTTCGCTCCCCCTCCGGTATATCCACCTTATAATAGCCCATATAAAAGAAACCCAAACACTTTTCCCCTTCTTTTAAATCGAAGAATTCCCCCATATATTTTATCAGTCCCGGAGAGCTCCAATACGACCCGATACCCAGTTCGGTACAGCACAACCACATGTTTTGTACGGCCATGGCCACCGACGCGATTTCCTCCCATTCGGGCACACTTTCCTTGACATCACGTTGCATGCATATCGCTATTAACGCTCCCGCCTTTGCAGGATTCTCGAGCAATTTTTTAACCTTGATTTGTTTGGGTCTTGGTTCAACTTCCTTGTACTTCTCGGATAAAAATCTACCCAATTTTTCCTGTGAAGGCCCCTGCATGACCTTGAATCGCCAAGGCTCGGTCTTTTTATGGGTCGGTGCCCAATTAGCGGCCTCGAGGATTTTTAGGACATCGGCCTTTGCAATTGGCTTGTCGTTATAGGAAGATGGAAAAACGGAACGTCTCTTTTTTATTAAATCGAAAATCATAAATTGGTACTTTAGTGTCATTTCCCCGAAGGAGTGAATCTGTTTATTATACAAAACATAGTTTATTCGGACATCTACGCTTGTAGTTATCCAACAAAAATACACTTTTGGGTCGGACACGAAGGGAACCAATAAATATGAATCTTGAATTTTGAGTGTAGAATTCAGAATTCAAAATCTGCGTTTCCGTTTGTATTTTCAATCCTCCGCTAAAAGCAAATCCATACTGTGTTTGAGTACAGGGTTCCGGTTATCGGATTTCCA
Protein-coding regions in this window:
- a CDS encoding DUF456 domain-containing protein, with translation MDIALTIIGFLLCLLGILGSFLPVLPGPPVSWVGLLLLHLTNAVPQNWTFLGITAAVALLIFAMDYVIPAMGTKKFGGSRYGMIGATIGLVVGLLAPIPGGIIIGPFVGAFVGELINKADNKSAAKAAFGSFLGFLTGTFLKFVTAMVFTGLFLGKMWDYREALFPFLY
- a CDS encoding nucleotidyltransferase — encoded protein: MKHWQENLNSFIALTTKHGVRMLMVGGAAVQFYGYNRNSLDVDFWIDTSEKNFDKLLSVFKEMGYEISDFPKEVKNKRQNISITFSPIDLDLELITNFSVNKTFEEAYLDAKEFVIDETPSKIYKVLSLNDLIISKVKSGRPKDLLDIQELKRIHKLQ
- a CDS encoding nitroreductase; this translates as MIFDLIKKRRSVFPSSYNDKPIAKADVLKILEAANWAPTHKKTEPWRFKVMQGPSQEKLGRFLSEKYKEVEPRPKQIKVKKLLENPAKAGALIAICMQRDVKESVPEWEEIASVAMAVQNMWLCCTELGIGSYWSSPGLIKYMGEFFDLKEGEKCLGFFYMGYYKVDIPEGERTPITDKVVWLD